One Narcine bancroftii isolate sNarBan1 chromosome 3, sNarBan1.hap1, whole genome shotgun sequence DNA window includes the following coding sequences:
- the LOC138758879 gene encoding uncharacterized protein isoform X2: MHNADPPPEMKYREKQWWPSCRTSWLMPPLRPSDQDERNVFPRPPTSVVLDQAKLHQLNNSTMEAQAIVKHWRHYLEGRKFNCSPTCNLWHSRLTTQKETK; this comes from the exons GACCCGCCACCAGAAATGAAGTATCGGGAGAAGcaatggtggccatcttgccgcaccTCATGGTTGATGCCACCTCTCCGGCCCTCGGATCAAGATGAAAGAAATGTGTTTCCCAGACCGCCGACCTCAGTCGTTCTTGATCAGGCAAAACTTCACCAGTTGAACAACTCGACAATGGAG gctcaagccattgttaagcactggaggcactacctggaaGGCAGAAAATTTAACTGCTCACCGACCTGCAATCTGTGGCATTCACGTTTAACAACACAAAAAGagacaaaataa
- the LOC138758879 gene encoding uncharacterized protein isoform X1 gives MTTTTVIRALHSIFILFRYLSYIHSDQGSSFMSEELHQCLIARGFTSSRTTSFNPQGNGQVEKEKATVWKAVKLALWSKFLPYSCWQEVLPTVLHSIRLLLCTVTNATPHELMFTFSRKSRLETTLPAWLIAPGPVLLRRHVRRRKTDLLVGEVHLLHANSTSAYEASPDSREDTVLIRDLAPSRTEDSTSQTSQEPPSTPPREVGLSTP, from the coding sequence atgacgaccaccacggtcatcagggccttgcactctattttcatcCTGTTCAGGTAtctcagctatattcatagcgaccagggctcatcatttatgagcgaagagctacacCAGTGCCTGATCGCAAGAGGTTTTacctcaagcaggacgactagctTCAATCCCCAGGGGAACGGAcaagttgagaaggagaaggCAACAGTTTGGAAGGCAGTGAAATTAGCTCTCTGGTCTAAATTCCTTCCATactcatgctggcaagaagtcctacccactgtgctccactccataagattgcttctctgcactgtgaccaatgcGACTCCTCACGAGCTAATGTTTACATTCTCAAGAAAATCCAGATTGGAGACCACCCTCCCAGCCTGGCTAATAgctccagggccagtcctgctgagaaggCATGTGAGGAGGAGGAAGACAGACCTACTGGTTGGGGaggtgcacctgctgcatgccAACTCAACTTCTGCCTATGAGGCATCCCCTGACagcagagaggacactgtcttgatcagagacctggcaccttcAAGAACTGAGGATTCAACATCTCAAACAAGCCAGGAACCACCAAGCACCCCACCTCGAGAAGTGGGTCTATCCACTCCGTGA